One Tolypothrix bouteillei VB521301 DNA window includes the following coding sequences:
- a CDS encoding glucose-6-phosphate isomerase — protein sequence MDATALWQRYQQWLYFHEGLGLYLDVSRMRFDDAFVEKLQPKFEKAFADMAELEKGAIANPDENRMVGHYWLRNPDLAPYPELTQEIVDTIEQIKDFADKIHTGGIHPPKAPRFTDIISIGIGGSALGPEFVAEALAPDFPPLAIHFIDNTDPAGIDRILTQVRNRLASTLVLVISKSGGTPEPRNGMLEVKKAYAGQNLDFTQYAIAITMPGSKLDEQAKSENWLARFPMFDWVGGRTSEMSAVGLVPAALQGIDIQAMLEGAKEMDDATRVPDLKKNPAALLALSWYAVGNGRGEKDMVVLPYKDSLLLFSRYLQQLVMESLGKEKDLEGNVVHQGIAVYGNKGSTDQHAYVQQLRDGVPNFFVTFIEVLEDRKGSSPELEPGITAGDYLSGFLQGTRQALYENQRDSITVTIPQVNSRTVGALIALYDRAIGYYASLVGINAYHQPGVEAGKKAAATILELQKRVVEVLQNETAALSVEEIAAKAGASDQVEAIYKILRHLHTNQRGVVLEGNLGQPSSLKVSLA from the coding sequence ATGGACGCTACGGCACTTTGGCAGCGATACCAGCAATGGTTGTATTTCCATGAAGGATTGGGCTTGTACTTAGATGTTAGCCGGATGCGCTTTGACGATGCCTTTGTCGAGAAGTTACAGCCGAAGTTTGAAAAAGCTTTTGCGGATATGGCGGAACTTGAGAAGGGTGCGATCGCCAATCCAGATGAAAACCGGATGGTTGGGCATTATTGGCTGAGAAATCCGGATTTAGCGCCTTATCCAGAGCTAACCCAAGAAATTGTCGATACAATTGAGCAAATCAAGGATTTTGCTGATAAAATTCATACAGGTGGAATTCATCCCCCAAAAGCTCCCCGCTTCACCGATATTATCTCCATTGGTATAGGTGGTTCTGCCTTGGGTCCTGAATTCGTTGCTGAAGCCTTGGCCCCAGACTTCCCACCACTGGCAATTCACTTTATCGATAATACCGATCCAGCAGGAATTGACCGCATCTTAACTCAAGTGAGAAATCGCTTGGCTAGTACTTTAGTACTAGTAATTTCTAAGTCTGGGGGAACTCCAGAACCCCGCAATGGCATGCTCGAAGTCAAGAAAGCTTACGCCGGACAAAATTTGGACTTTACCCAGTATGCGATCGCCATCACCATGCCAGGGAGTAAGCTAGACGAACAAGCAAAATCTGAAAACTGGCTGGCTAGATTCCCCATGTTTGACTGGGTAGGAGGAAGAACTTCCGAGATGTCAGCGGTAGGGCTTGTACCAGCAGCATTGCAAGGAATTGATATTCAAGCAATGCTAGAGGGGGCAAAAGAGATGGATGATGCCACCCGAGTACCCGATTTGAAAAAGAACCCAGCTGCATTGTTAGCGTTGTCTTGGTACGCTGTAGGCAATGGACGCGGAGAAAAAGACATGGTTGTCCTACCTTATAAGGACAGCTTGCTTTTATTCAGTCGCTACTTGCAACAGCTAGTGATGGAATCCTTGGGTAAGGAAAAGGACTTGGAAGGAAATGTCGTCCACCAAGGAATAGCCGTTTACGGTAACAAAGGTTCCACCGACCAACACGCTTACGTTCAGCAGTTGCGTGACGGTGTACCAAACTTTTTTGTGACTTTTATTGAAGTTTTGGAAGACCGCAAAGGTTCATCTCCAGAATTAGAACCCGGAATCACAGCAGGCGATTACTTATCCGGTTTTCTCCAAGGAACCCGCCAAGCGCTGTATGAAAACCAGAGAGATTCAATTACAGTCACCATTCCCCAAGTCAACTCCCGTACAGTGGGTGCATTGATCGCCTTATACGATCGCGCTATTGGTTATTATGCCAGCTTAGTTGGCATCAACGCCTACCATCAACCAGGGGTAGAAGCCGGGAAAAAAGCAGCCGCTACAATTCTTGAATTGCAAAAACGAGTTGTGGAAGTCCTGCAAAATGAAACAGCAGCCCTTTCTGTAGAAGAAATAGCTGCTAAAGCAGGTGCATCCGACCAAGTGGAAGCCATTTACAAGATTTTGCGACATTTACATACAAATCAGCGTGGTGTAGTGCTAGAAGGTAACCTCGGACAACCCAGCAGTTTAAAAGTTTCTCTCGCCTGA
- a CDS encoding ABC transporter ATP-binding protein, producing the protein MVNKEPSQIQLLSATGLCKSFGGIRAVDNAEIHAAGGGITGLIGPNGAGKTTLFNLLSNFIRPDKGRVIFDGEPIQHLQPYQIASAGMVRTFQVARTLSRLSVLENMLLAAQKQTGENFWQVQFQQHKIAQEQKELKERAMFLLESVGLAHKAQDYAGGLSGGQRKLLEMGRALMTNPKLILLDEPAAGVNPRLIDDICDRIASWNKAGMTFLIIEHNMDVIMSLCDRVWVLAEGKNLADGTPQEIQNNSKVLEAYLGKSA; encoded by the coding sequence TTGGTAAATAAAGAGCCATCCCAAATTCAATTACTATCAGCCACCGGGCTTTGTAAAAGCTTTGGCGGTATTCGAGCAGTTGATAATGCTGAAATTCATGCAGCCGGTGGTGGTATCACTGGCTTAATTGGTCCTAACGGTGCTGGCAAAACAACCTTATTTAACTTACTCTCAAACTTTATCCGCCCAGATAAAGGACGGGTGATTTTTGATGGAGAACCCATTCAGCACTTGCAGCCATATCAAATTGCCAGTGCTGGTATGGTACGAACTTTTCAGGTAGCCAGAACGCTGTCGCGTCTGTCAGTGCTGGAAAATATGCTGCTAGCAGCGCAAAAACAAACGGGCGAAAACTTTTGGCAAGTGCAATTCCAACAACACAAAATCGCTCAAGAACAAAAAGAACTAAAAGAACGAGCCATGTTCTTGTTAGAATCTGTAGGTTTGGCACATAAAGCACAGGACTACGCAGGGGGTTTATCCGGCGGACAACGCAAGCTGCTAGAAATGGGAAGAGCACTGATGACTAATCCCAAGTTAATTTTGCTTGACGAACCAGCAGCTGGCGTGAATCCCAGATTGATTGATGACATTTGCGATCGCATTGCTTCTTGGAACAAAGCAGGGATGACATTTCTAATTATTGAGCATAATATGGACGTCATCATGTCCTTGTGCGATCGCGTTTGGGTGCTTGCAGAAGGAAAAAATTTGGCTGATGGAACACCACAAGAAATTCAAAACAATTCAAAAGTTTTAGAAGCTTACCTCGGAAAATCGGCTTGA
- a CDS encoding cytotoxic translational repressor of toxin-antitoxin stability system, translated as MEVRYARSFLKDLKSLEPAAYQRVYDFVFIEFANKGLLHCLPEMRQIDSEGIFYRFTVDDYLIGLEVKGEIVKFLRVIPMPDV; from the coding sequence ATAGAAGTCCGCTATGCAAGGTCTTTTTTAAAAGATCTTAAGAGTTTAGAACCTGCAGCATACCAGCGGGTTTATGATTTTGTTTTTATTGAATTTGCTAATAAAGGGCTGCTGCACTGTTTGCCAGAGATGCGCCAGATTGACAGCGAGGGGATTTTTTACCGTTTTACTGTAGATGATTATTTGATAGGATTAGAGGTTAAAGGGGAAATTGTCAAGTTCCTTAGGGTCATACCCATGCCAGATGTTTAA
- a CDS encoding peptidoglycan-binding domain-containing protein: MPAIIQYPTQRPTLQFGAFGQIVKEMQKALNQRLVQLDTVSACPMSVPTTGYFDRQTQNAVKYLQCLAFLTVDGIVGEETWNYLYKGSDSLPKLSIGSHGSVVQALQEALKAGGYYSGTVDGVFEAKTENAVRAFQAEHYLVSNGIIESRTWRMLSKLEVHACRCNINAFSG; this comes from the coding sequence ATGCCCGCTATCATTCAGTACCCTACTCAACGACCCACTTTACAGTTTGGTGCTTTCGGTCAAATTGTCAAAGAAATGCAGAAAGCTTTGAACCAAAGACTCGTTCAATTAGACACTGTATCAGCTTGTCCCATGTCAGTTCCCACAACAGGCTACTTTGACCGACAAACTCAAAATGCTGTGAAGTATTTGCAATGCCTTGCTTTTTTAACCGTGGATGGAATTGTCGGAGAAGAAACTTGGAATTATCTGTACAAAGGGTCTGATAGTCTACCAAAACTTAGCATTGGCAGTCACGGATCTGTTGTGCAAGCCCTTCAAGAAGCACTCAAAGCTGGTGGCTATTATTCTGGAACTGTCGATGGTGTTTTTGAAGCAAAGACTGAGAATGCAGTTCGGGCATTTCAAGCAGAGCATTACTTGGTTAGTAATGGCATAATTGAATCACGAACTTGGCGCATGTTGAGCAAGCTAGAAGTTCATGCTTGTCGCTGTAATATTAATGCATTTAGCGGTTAG
- a CDS encoding branched-chain amino acid ABC transporter permease, which translates to MAEYLVFLTISSSIFALFSLGLNLQWGFTGLINFGHVAFMTLGAYTTILLTLKGIPIILSAIIGSVIAAMLGLIIGFSTLRLREDYLAIVTIGVGELIRLVVNNQDLPVGDQWRSGAFGVQSYPIPLATFAPNLLIRLLMIALLTLLAAISLWQLWRWIRASQVTHADSNRVTVKKQEFISRLIVGIFLVLLIAVIYISGVIKLYDYDPKAGLMLLSLIVLAFVFWRLEILVRSPWGRILKAIREDEEIPKALGKNVFWYKVQSLMLGGAIAGISGAFIAWQLAAIYPNNFEPQETFNAWIMVILGGSGSNLGTILGAVIYFIYYEGTRNLDRIIPLDSDRLSALRIMIIGLLLMLLMIWRPQGILGKKEELTLGK; encoded by the coding sequence ATGGCAGAATACCTAGTTTTTCTCACAATTTCTTCGTCAATTTTTGCTTTGTTCAGTTTGGGGCTGAACTTACAGTGGGGTTTTACAGGCTTAATTAATTTTGGTCATGTCGCCTTTATGACATTAGGCGCTTACACCACTATACTGTTAACCCTTAAGGGTATCCCCATTATCCTCTCAGCGATAATTGGATCTGTTATTGCTGCGATGTTGGGACTCATCATCGGTTTTTCGACTTTGCGCTTGCGGGAAGATTATTTAGCAATTGTCACTATCGGTGTTGGCGAGCTGATTCGATTGGTAGTCAATAACCAGGATTTACCTGTGGGCGACCAATGGAGATCTGGTGCTTTTGGTGTACAAAGTTATCCCATCCCGCTAGCAACTTTTGCACCCAATTTATTGATCAGACTTTTGATGATTGCACTGTTAACCCTGCTTGCTGCTATCTCTTTATGGCAGTTATGGCGATGGATTCGCGCTTCTCAGGTCACACACGCCGATTCCAATAGAGTAACAGTTAAAAAACAAGAATTTATCTCTCGTCTCATCGTAGGAATTTTCTTGGTACTGTTAATAGCAGTCATTTATATTTCTGGTGTTATTAAATTGTATGATTACGATCCAAAAGCAGGTTTAATGCTGCTATCACTTATAGTTTTAGCTTTTGTATTCTGGCGGTTGGAAATTTTGGTGCGGTCTCCTTGGGGTCGCATTCTTAAAGCTATCCGCGAAGATGAAGAAATTCCCAAAGCACTGGGAAAAAACGTTTTCTGGTATAAAGTACAATCCCTCATGTTAGGAGGTGCGATCGCAGGGATTTCTGGTGCTTTTATTGCATGGCAACTTGCTGCAATTTATCCCAATAATTTTGAACCGCAAGAAACTTTTAACGCTTGGATTATGGTCATTCTTGGCGGTTCTGGCAGCAATCTCGGGACAATCCTTGGCGCAGTCATTTACTTTATTTACTATGAAGGAACTCGTAATTTAGATCGAATCATTCCCCTAGATTCAGATCGATTGAGTGCGCTTCGTATCATGATTATTGGTCTCCTTCTGATGCTACTGATGATTTGGCGTCCTCAAGGTATCTTAGGGAAAAAGGAGGAACTTACCCTTGGTAAATAA